The following are encoded together in the Chloroflexota bacterium genome:
- a CDS encoding dimethyl sulfoxide reductase anchor subunit → MNVREWALITFTILAQMSVGSFIVLGIVHYFTAKKSGEKQADELSDRALLAIGPVLALGMAASLLHLGNPINAYKAVTNLATSWLSREIFFGVLFAVAGAVFAVMQWKKIATFQIRNIVAWVAAAIGVALVFSMSMVYMMPTRPSWNLVTTPLSFFATTLLLGVFAMGAAFVANYWYVQSKNPGCASDQCVLLRDTLRWFATASIVLLGFQFVLLPLWIAQMAGTDAVSAAMLVGEFGIMFGLRLVLVFLGAGVLGIFLYRAASSPGQEKVMGTVAYVAFAFVLVGEVLGRFLFYATATHFGLQ, encoded by the coding sequence ATGAACGTTCGCGAATGGGCATTGATTACGTTTACGATCCTGGCACAGATGTCGGTTGGCTCGTTCATCGTGCTGGGTATCGTCCACTACTTCACCGCGAAAAAATCCGGCGAGAAGCAAGCGGACGAACTCTCCGACCGCGCGCTCCTCGCGATCGGTCCTGTGCTCGCGCTCGGCATGGCGGCATCGCTGCTGCACCTCGGCAATCCGATCAACGCGTACAAAGCGGTCACGAATCTGGCGACCTCGTGGCTCTCGCGCGAGATTTTCTTCGGTGTGTTGTTCGCGGTCGCGGGCGCGGTGTTCGCCGTGATGCAATGGAAAAAGATCGCGACGTTTCAGATTCGCAATATCGTCGCGTGGGTCGCGGCAGCGATTGGCGTGGCGTTGGTGTTCAGCATGTCCATGGTCTACATGATGCCGACGCGCCCGAGTTGGAATCTGGTGACGACGCCGCTTTCGTTCTTTGCGACAACCTTGTTGCTCGGTGTGTTCGCGATGGGCGCGGCGTTTGTCGCGAACTATTGGTACGTGCAGAGCAAGAACCCTGGGTGCGCGAGCGATCAATGCGTACTGTTGCGCGACACGCTACGCTGGTTTGCAACGGCATCCATCGTACTCCTGGGTTTCCAGTTCGTGCTGTTGCCGCTGTGGATCGCGCAGATGGCGGGAACCGATGCGGTGAGCGCCGCGATGCTCGTGGGCGAATTCGGCATCATGTTCGGACTACGCTTGGTGTTGGTGTTCCTGGGTGCGGGCGTGCTCGGCATTTTCTTGTATCGCGCGGCGTCGAGTCCTGGGCAAGAGAAGGTGATGGGCACGGTCGCCTACGTCGCGTTTGCGTTCGTGTTGGTCGGCGAAGTATTGGGACGCTTTTTGTTCTACGCGACTGCAACGCATTTCGGATTGCAGTAG
- the dmsB gene encoding dimethylsulfoxide reductase subunit B, which yields MAKQLGFYFDSSACVGCKTCQIACKDKNNLPLGVCWRRVFEYAGGSWVPQGDQWIPNNVFGYNLSLSCNHCENPLCVNACPTTALVKRADGVILINQDQCVGCRYCEWACPYGAPQFDEAKGVMTKCNFCEDLLAQGQNPACVDACPLRALDFGDIAELRAKHGNVSAVEPLPVATITQPHLVITPNRQAQPVGKGTGTILNLPEEL from the coding sequence ATGGCAAAGCAACTTGGATTCTATTTCGATTCGAGCGCGTGCGTCGGTTGCAAAACCTGCCAAATCGCGTGCAAGGATAAAAACAATTTGCCGCTGGGCGTCTGCTGGCGTCGCGTGTTCGAGTACGCGGGCGGCAGTTGGGTTCCGCAAGGCGATCAATGGATCCCGAACAATGTGTTTGGTTACAACCTTTCGCTGAGTTGTAATCACTGCGAGAATCCCCTGTGCGTGAACGCGTGCCCAACGACCGCGCTGGTCAAACGCGCCGACGGCGTGATCCTGATCAATCAAGATCAGTGCGTGGGTTGCCGGTATTGCGAATGGGCATGTCCGTACGGCGCGCCGCAATTCGACGAAGCCAAAGGCGTGATGACCAAATGCAATTTCTGTGAGGACTTGCTCGCCCAGGGTCAGAACCCCGCGTGCGTGGACGCGTGTCCGTTGCGCGCGCTCGATTTTGGCGACATTGCCGAACTGCGCGCCAAGCACGGCAACGTCAGCGCGGTCGAGCCGTTGCCGGTCGCGACGATCACGCAACCGCATTTGGTGATTACGCCAAATCGCCAGGCGCAACCAGTTGGCAAAGGCACAGGCACAATTCTCAATCTGCCGGAGGAGTTGTAA
- a CDS encoding dimethyl sulfoxide reductase anchor subunit, with translation MNVREWALITFTILAQMSVGSFIVLGIVHYFVVRKSGEKQADELSDRALLAIGPVLALGMAASLLHLGNPVNAYKAVTNLGTSWLSREIFFGVLFAVAGAVFAVMQWKKIATFTVRNVVAMIAAVIGVALVYSMSQVYMMPTRPAWNLVTTPVSFYATTLLLGVLAMGAAFVANYWYVQRKNPGCASEQCVLLRDALRWIAISSIVLLGFQFVVLPLSIALMAASGAAASAAMFVGEYGVLFALRLVLVFLGAGVLGIFAYREAQNAGHERMLSILAYSAFAFVLVGEIVGRFLFYATATHFGLQ, from the coding sequence ATGAACGTGCGTGAATGGGCATTGATTACGTTCACGATCCTCGCCCAAATGTCCGTAGGATCGTTCATCGTCCTCGGCATCGTCCACTATTTCGTCGTCCGCAAGTCGGGCGAGAAACAAGCGGATGAGTTGTCCGACCGCGCGCTCCTCGCGATCGGTCCCGTGCTCGCGCTCGGTATGGCGGCGTCGCTCCTGCACCTCGGCAATCCGGTCAACGCGTACAAAGCCGTGACGAACCTGGGAACCTCGTGGCTCTCGCGCGAGATTTTCTTCGGCGTGTTGTTCGCAGTGGCGGGCGCGGTGTTTGCGGTGATGCAGTGGAAAAAGATTGCGACGTTCACGGTGCGTAACGTCGTCGCGATGATCGCGGCGGTCATCGGCGTCGCGCTCGTGTACAGTATGTCGCAAGTCTACATGATGCCAACGCGCCCCGCATGGAATCTAGTGACGACGCCGGTATCGTTTTATGCGACGACGTTGTTGCTCGGCGTGCTGGCGATGGGCGCGGCATTCGTCGCGAATTACTGGTACGTGCAGAGAAAAAATCCTGGGTGCGCGAGTGAGCAGTGCGTACTCTTGCGCGATGCGCTCCGCTGGATTGCGATTTCGTCCATCGTCTTGCTGGGTTTTCAGTTCGTCGTCTTGCCCTTGTCTATCGCATTGATGGCGGCAAGTGGCGCAGCGGCAAGCGCGGCGATGTTCGTAGGAGAGTACGGTGTGCTGTTCGCGTTGCGTCTCGTGCTCGTGTTTCTGGGCGCAGGCGTGCTCGGCATCTTTGCTTATCGCGAAGCGCAAAACGCGGGACACGAACGGATGTTGAGCATTCTCGCGTACAGCGCGTTTGCGTTTGTGCTGGTTGGCGAAATCGTCGGGCGATTCCTGTTCTACGCCACGGCGACGCATTTCGGTTTGCAGTAA
- a CDS encoding molybdopterin-dependent oxidoreductase translates to MSEKNLITQVLQDTLLTRRTFLKWSAALGGTAALASGGLNIGLQEAVSAAPETAPKESKWVTAACWHNCGGRCLIRANVVDGVVTRVKTDDLHPDSPDFPQQRGCVRGRAQRMQIFGADRLKYPMKRKNWAPGGGKKELRGKDEWVRISWDEALDIVAGEIKRVKETYGNKAILSKNNMAFLSAYGGNMTIWGTTSDGAWPQPNMKMQGGTGGTADSNNDRLDYRNSKLIVLWGANPIWSSAGNPTYNYLQAKKAGARFIFVDPYYNDSAMMLGDEWIPVRPSTDGALLLGMAYHMITNNLQDQTFLDKYTVGFDADHMPKGADPKESFKDYVLGTYDGTPKTPEWASQICGTDPKLIRAFAQEIATIKPMTFLSSCAAARTYLGEQFAQIFLTVGWMTGNVGLPGAMVGDSRHNRCSFGGPALVRGGSAGVPATPNPLFNQPTFPGPDPAKTDWYGFVWDEVWDAIVNGKYTATVRGKLDCDIKMISHLGNGAALNQTPFLKRGIEAHRKVEFVVSSSSFLTTNARYSDVVLPVTTLWEREGGLLTGNQEMLIYYSKVVEPMYEAKDDGWIESELAKRLGLDAQKLYPLSAKQQVFNAVAGSSVIKADASGYEPLVTITEADLAEWGVTGKTQTGRISLKEYKDKGIYQVARAPGDKFGFIAKAAFRKDPEKSPLKTASGKLEIHCQALSNVIGSYGWNKLPATPKYNPPVEGVEATFSDWKNQVKGKYPLQLYTIHYMRRSHSTLDNVGWLREAFPQEFMMNTLDAAERGIKNGDIVKVTSPHGTVIRPVFVTDRMMPGVTTLGEGAWAEIDEATGVDKAGCTNTLMGNNPTGQGTQPYNTIIVQVEKYDKPLPPDAKWTQRIIFKKEA, encoded by the coding sequence ATGAGTGAAAAAAATTTGATCACTCAAGTGTTGCAAGACACGTTGCTGACCCGGCGCACATTCTTGAAATGGAGCGCGGCATTGGGCGGCACCGCGGCGCTGGCTAGCGGCGGATTGAACATCGGATTGCAAGAAGCGGTTTCTGCCGCGCCTGAGACAGCGCCGAAAGAAAGTAAATGGGTCACCGCCGCGTGCTGGCATAACTGCGGCGGTCGTTGTTTGATTCGCGCGAACGTGGTGGATGGCGTGGTCACGCGTGTCAAGACCGACGACCTGCACCCCGATAGCCCGGACTTTCCGCAACAACGCGGCTGCGTGCGCGGTCGCGCGCAGCGCATGCAAATTTTTGGCGCGGATCGGTTGAAATATCCGATGAAGCGCAAGAACTGGGCGCCGGGCGGCGGCAAAAAAGAATTGCGCGGCAAAGACGAATGGGTTCGCATTTCCTGGGACGAAGCGCTCGACATTGTTGCCGGCGAGATCAAACGCGTCAAAGAAACCTACGGCAACAAGGCGATTCTCTCGAAAAACAACATGGCGTTTCTTTCCGCGTACGGCGGCAACATGACGATCTGGGGTACAACCTCGGACGGCGCATGGCCCCAGCCGAACATGAAAATGCAGGGCGGCACCGGCGGCACGGCGGACAGCAACAATGATCGGCTCGACTATCGCAATTCGAAATTGATCGTGTTGTGGGGCGCGAATCCGATTTGGAGTAGCGCCGGTAATCCAACCTACAATTATCTCCAAGCGAAAAAAGCCGGCGCGCGCTTTATTTTTGTTGATCCGTACTATAACGACTCGGCGATGATGTTGGGCGACGAGTGGATTCCGGTGCGACCCTCGACCGATGGCGCGTTGCTTCTCGGCATGGCGTACCACATGATCACGAACAATCTCCAGGACCAAACGTTCTTGGACAAGTACACCGTTGGGTTCGATGCGGACCACATGCCCAAGGGCGCTGACCCGAAAGAAAGTTTCAAGGATTATGTGCTTGGCACGTACGACGGCACACCCAAGACTCCCGAATGGGCGTCGCAAATTTGCGGCACGGATCCAAAATTGATCCGCGCGTTCGCGCAAGAAATCGCGACGATCAAGCCGATGACGTTCCTGAGTTCCTGCGCGGCGGCGCGCACGTACCTGGGCGAACAATTCGCGCAAATCTTTTTGACGGTGGGCTGGATGACTGGCAATGTCGGCTTGCCCGGCGCGATGGTCGGCGACAGCCGGCACAATCGTTGCAGTTTCGGCGGTCCCGCGCTCGTACGCGGCGGCAGCGCCGGTGTTCCCGCCACGCCGAATCCACTTTTCAATCAACCCACCTTTCCAGGTCCCGACCCTGCCAAGACCGATTGGTATGGATTTGTTTGGGATGAAGTGTGGGACGCAATCGTGAATGGCAAGTACACGGCGACCGTGCGCGGCAAACTGGACTGCGATATCAAAATGATTTCGCATCTCGGCAACGGCGCGGCGTTGAATCAAACTCCGTTCCTCAAGCGCGGCATCGAAGCGCATCGCAAAGTCGAGTTCGTCGTTTCGTCATCGAGTTTTCTCACGACGAACGCGCGCTACTCGGACGTGGTGCTGCCCGTGACAACACTCTGGGAACGCGAAGGCGGCTTGCTGACCGGCAATCAAGAAATGCTGATTTACTACAGCAAAGTCGTTGAGCCGATGTACGAAGCCAAAGACGATGGGTGGATCGAAAGCGAACTCGCCAAACGATTGGGACTGGACGCGCAGAAACTCTATCCGCTTTCGGCGAAGCAACAAGTGTTCAACGCCGTCGCCGGCTCATCCGTCATCAAAGCGGACGCGTCGGGGTACGAACCGCTCGTCACGATCACCGAAGCCGACCTCGCGGAATGGGGTGTGACCGGCAAGACACAAACTGGTCGCATCTCGCTCAAGGAATATAAAGACAAGGGCATCTACCAGGTTGCGCGCGCGCCCGGCGACAAGTTCGGTTTCATCGCCAAAGCCGCGTTCCGCAAAGATCCTGAAAAGAGTCCGCTCAAGACGGCGAGCGGCAAACTCGAAATTCACTGTCAAGCGCTATCGAACGTCATTGGTTCGTACGGTTGGAACAAACTGCCGGCGACGCCCAAGTACAATCCACCGGTCGAAGGCGTTGAAGCGACGTTCTCCGATTGGAAGAACCAGGTCAAGGGCAAGTATCCACTGCAACTGTACACGATTCATTACATGCGTCGCTCGCACTCGACGCTCGATAATGTGGGCTGGTTGCGCGAAGCGTTCCCGCAAGAATTTATGATGAACACGTTGGACGCGGCGGAGCGCGGCATCAAGAACGGCGACATTGTCAAAGTGACGAGTCCGCACGGCACAGTGATTCGTCCGGTGTTTGTGACCGACCGCATGATGCCTGGCGTGACCACGCTGGGCGAAGGCGCATGGGCAGAGATTGACGAAGCAACTGGCGTTGATAAAGCGGGTTGCACGAATACGCTGATGGGAAAC
- a CDS encoding molybdopterin-dependent oxidoreductase → MSEKDVVTRALTDTLLSRRTFLKWSAALGGTAVLASSGVDVGLKPTHAAPATVAPAKEGKWVAAACWHNCGGRCPIRAYVTDGVVTRVKTDDTHPDTPDFPQQRGCLRGRSQRMQAFSSDRLKYPMKRKNWAPGGGKKELRGKDEWVRITWDEALDIVTSETKRIKEKYGNESIYCTGGSEIQRTLALAGGYVENYGSTSRGAWRLGQQPITGTTAQSEMNDRFDLVNSKLIVMWGNNPAWSSMGLASYNFLQAKRAGTKFIFVDPFFNPTASILADEWIPIRPTTDTPMLLAMAYVMLTEDDPKANPLIDWDFLTRCTVGFDKDHMPEGADPKESFKDYVLGTYDNTPKTPQWAARICGVPAEKIRSFALEVARTKPTALLFGWNSARVEKSQHVCFAVISLGAMTGNMGISGGSCGISCHNSASNGGPSLVTLGSAGTPAVANPLTKIRLCSNEHWDAIMTGKYTAGKGAKKDINIQMIYHGGGSRLNQTNNINKGIAAHRKVEFVVTQQYGLNSNAKYSDLVLPVTTPWERYSNFQAGNRELVVWASQVVQPMFEAKDDMWIAVEIAKRLGLDVSKVNPLTEAQSTFNIVVGAKVMKTDGSGMEPLVTITDEDIKTMGVTGKPQQGRITLKEFREQGFYAVPRKMGDKLGYVHLEKFRKDPKANPLQTKSGKLQLHSKELADLVTNAGWNQGYPIAVYDPPTEGYEATFADWEKQVKGQFPLQLCNIHYPRRSHSVLDNVTWLREAWPQELMINTLDADARGIKHGDTVRIFNKSGAVLRRVSVTPRARPGVVFLGEGAWPEFDENGNDIAGATNTLSGDYASGPDIESWQACVVQVEKWNGKPLEPDYKWSPRVPIKEA, encoded by the coding sequence ATGAGTGAAAAAGATGTGGTCACTCGCGCCTTAACCGACACCTTGCTTTCCCGGCGCACGTTCTTGAAATGGAGCGCGGCGTTGGGTGGCACTGCCGTGTTGGCAAGTAGTGGGGTGGATGTTGGTTTGAAACCAACCCATGCCGCGCCGGCGACGGTTGCCCCGGCGAAAGAAGGCAAGTGGGTTGCCGCGGCGTGCTGGCACAATTGCGGCGGACGTTGTCCGATTCGCGCGTACGTGACCGATGGCGTCGTCACGCGCGTCAAGACCGACGACACGCACCCCGACACGCCGGATTTTCCGCAGCAACGCGGATGTTTGCGCGGTCGTTCGCAACGGATGCAAGCGTTTTCCAGCGACCGCTTGAAGTACCCGATGAAGCGCAAGAACTGGGCGCCGGGCGGCGGCAAAAAAGAATTGCGCGGCAAAGACGAATGGGTACGCATTACCTGGGATGAAGCGCTCGACATCGTTACGAGCGAAACCAAACGCATCAAGGAAAAGTACGGCAACGAATCTATCTACTGCACCGGCGGCAGTGAAATTCAACGCACGCTCGCGCTTGCCGGCGGGTACGTCGAAAATTACGGCAGCACTTCACGCGGCGCGTGGCGATTGGGACAACAACCCATCACGGGCACGACCGCGCAAAGCGAAATGAACGACCGCTTCGATTTGGTCAATTCAAAATTGATCGTGATGTGGGGGAACAATCCCGCGTGGAGTAGCATGGGATTGGCGTCCTACAATTTTTTGCAAGCCAAACGCGCGGGCACGAAATTCATTTTCGTTGATCCGTTCTTCAATCCAACCGCCAGTATTCTTGCGGACGAATGGATTCCCATTCGCCCGACCACCGACACGCCGATGCTGTTGGCGATGGCGTACGTGATGCTCACCGAAGACGATCCGAAAGCGAACCCATTGATTGACTGGGATTTCCTCACTCGGTGTACCGTCGGGTTCGACAAAGACCACATGCCCGAGGGCGCGGACCCGAAAGAAAGTTTCAAGGATTACGTGCTCGGCACGTACGACAACACGCCCAAGACGCCGCAATGGGCGGCGCGCATCTGCGGTGTGCCCGCCGAAAAAATTCGTTCGTTCGCGCTCGAAGTTGCGCGCACCAAACCGACTGCGCTCCTCTTTGGTTGGAACTCGGCGCGCGTCGAAAAATCGCAACACGTTTGTTTCGCGGTGATCAGTCTGGGCGCGATGACCGGCAATATGGGCATTTCCGGCGGCTCGTGCGGAATCAGTTGCCACAACTCCGCGTCGAACGGCGGTCCCTCGCTCGTGACCCTGGGTTCTGCCGGCACGCCGGCGGTCGCGAATCCGCTGACCAAGATTCGTCTGTGCAGTAACGAACACTGGGACGCGATCATGACCGGCAAGTACACCGCCGGCAAAGGCGCGAAAAAAGACATCAACATTCAAATGATCTATCACGGCGGCGGCTCGCGCCTGAATCAAACGAACAACATCAACAAAGGCATCGCCGCGCATCGCAAAGTCGAGTTCGTCGTTACTCAGCAGTACGGGTTGAACAGCAATGCCAAGTACTCCGACCTGGTGCTCCCGGTGACGACACCCTGGGAACGCTACTCGAATTTCCAAGCCGGCAATCGCGAACTCGTCGTCTGGGCGAGCCAGGTTGTGCAACCAATGTTCGAAGCGAAAGACGATATGTGGATCGCGGTCGAAATCGCCAAACGCCTGGGTTTGGATGTCTCCAAAGTCAATCCGCTCACCGAGGCGCAGAGCACGTTCAATATCGTGGTTGGCGCTAAAGTGATGAAGACTGATGGTTCCGGTATGGAACCGCTCGTCACGATCACGGACGAGGACATCAAGACGATGGGTGTGACCGGCAAACCACAACAAGGTCGCATCACGCTCAAAGAATTTCGCGAGCAAGGATTTTACGCGGTGCCGCGCAAGATGGGCGACAAACTCGGTTACGTTCACCTTGAAAAATTCCGCAAAGATCCGAAAGCGAACCCGCTTCAAACCAAATCCGGCAAACTACAGTTGCACTCGAAAGAATTAGCGGATTTGGTGACGAATGCCGGATGGAATCAGGGCTATCCCATCGCGGTGTACGATCCGCCGACCGAAGGGTACGAAGCGACGTTTGCGGATTGGGAAAAGCAGGTTAAAGGTCAATTCCCACTCCAACTGTGCAACATTCACTATCCGCGCCGCTCGCACTCGGTGCTCGACAACGTGACCTGGTTGCGCGAAGCATGGCCCCAAGAATTGATGATCAACACGCTGGACGCCGACGCGCGCGGAATCAAACACGGCGATACGGTGCGCATCTTTAACAAGAGCGGCGCCGTCCTGCGCCGCGTGAGCGTCACCCCGCGCGCGCGACCCGGCGTCGTGTTCCTCGGCGAAGGCGCGTGGCCCGAATTCGACGAGAACGGCAACGACATTGCCGGCGCGACGAATACCCTCTCGGGCGATTACGCGTCGGGACCGGACATCGAATCGTGGCAAGCGTGTGTCGTGCAAGTCGAAAAATGGAACGGCAAGCCGCTCGAACCAGATTACAAATGGTCGCCGCGCGTTCCAATCAAGGAGGCATAA
- the dmsB gene encoding dimethylsulfoxide reductase subunit B, which translates to MAKQLGFHINSSVCANCKACQIACQDKNNLPTAIRWRRVVLYGGGNWVEKDGRWMPNGVFSYSVSFACMHCEKPLCVEACPTGAMVKRADGVVLVNQDQCVGCRYCEWACPYGAPHFNEAKGVMTKCNFCEDLLAQGQNPACVDACPMRAIEFGDIAELRAKYGTLAEIEPLPSAKITQPHAVVTPHRNAQASGKGTGKIMNLPEEL; encoded by the coding sequence ATGGCAAAGCAACTTGGCTTTCATATCAACTCGAGTGTCTGCGCGAATTGCAAAGCATGTCAAATCGCGTGCCAGGACAAGAACAATCTGCCGACGGCAATTCGTTGGCGTCGCGTCGTTCTGTACGGCGGCGGCAACTGGGTCGAGAAAGATGGACGCTGGATGCCGAATGGCGTTTTCAGTTACAGTGTGTCCTTCGCGTGCATGCACTGCGAAAAACCACTGTGCGTCGAAGCATGTCCGACCGGCGCGATGGTCAAGCGCGCGGATGGCGTCGTCCTGGTAAATCAAGATCAATGCGTCGGTTGTCGTTACTGCGAATGGGCGTGTCCGTACGGCGCGCCGCATTTCAACGAAGCTAAAGGCGTGATGACCAAATGTAATTTCTGCGAAGACCTGCTCGCGCAGGGACAAAACCCGGCGTGCGTGGATGCGTGCCCGATGCGCGCGATCGAGTTTGGCGACATCGCCGAACTGCGCGCGAAATACGGAACGCTCGCGGAAATCGAACCCCTGCCCTCGGCAAAGATCACTCAACCGCACGCGGTCGTTACCCCCCATCGCAACGCGCAAGCGAGCGGCAAAGGCACAGGCAAGATCATGAATCTGCCGGAGGAGTTGTAA
- a CDS encoding molybdopterin-dependent oxidoreductase: MTRRSFLKWSAALGGTAALASSGLDLGLKFTETVAAAPAAAKEAKWVSVACWHNCGGRCVNYALVQDGVVTRQKTDDTHEDSPNFPQQRGCARGRSQRHQVFGADRIKYPMKRKNWAPGGGKKELRGKDEWVRISWDEALTIVANEIIRIQAKYGNTSIFVPGGSEIGRTLTLFGGYVPSYGTTSGGTLHSTKTTVLGYTAYTNVMMNDRMDHRKTTLFVHWGLNSISSSGGNPTFNHLQDRKNGAKIIAIDPYYTDAAQVLADEWIPIRPNTDHAMVLGMAHALLAEDDAKTNPLIDWDFLNRCTVGFDKDHMPAGADPKENFKDYVLGTYDGVPKTPEWAAAICGVDASRIRSLALEIAKTKNVGLGMSSATCRQQNADSWPQMFYTFGAMSGHIGKPGSFTADGYYHQGFSGLRCMVDIVQPGSSGLPSVGANPVEEKAADPWTALPQVPGTRLCESWMWNAIAKGKYQAVKGQWRDLNVQMIYHGGGAKLQTADGMNDGIEAHRKVEFVVSNAQILTTNARYSDVVLPVTTAWERDGGMIITGNREFGLIWGQQVTKPLFEARDDMWIAAELGKRLGLDATKIAPLSNAQQVYNQIVGSKVLKEDGKTTEPLVTITESDVKSLAEVGIIVKPQAGRVSLQKFQELGFYQVPRKPGDNFEYVALKAFRDDPEKNRLPTKSGKLEIHSKTLADIIESRGWSTIKPIPTYNPAQEGYEATFKDFKAKVKGEFPLQLYTIHYYRRSHSVFDNIQQLRRAFPHEFFMNPIDAEARGIKHGDIVLIKSRHGKAIRPVSLSERILPGVVTLPHGAWVEMDEASGVDKAGADNIINGSVPTGQGVSGWNTCNVQVEKYTGSIELKPDYQWSPRIPVKEA, translated from the coding sequence ATGACGCGGCGCAGTTTCTTGAAATGGAGCGCGGCGCTCGGCGGAACTGCCGCATTGGCAAGTAGCGGGTTAGACCTGGGTTTGAAATTCACTGAAACAGTCGCGGCAGCGCCCGCCGCCGCGAAGGAAGCCAAGTGGGTTTCGGTCGCGTGCTGGCACAACTGCGGTGGTCGGTGTGTCAATTACGCGCTCGTCCAAGACGGCGTGGTGACGCGCCAAAAAACGGATGACACGCACGAAGACAGCCCGAACTTTCCACAACAACGTGGTTGTGCGCGCGGTCGCTCGCAACGGCACCAGGTCTTTGGCGCGGATCGCATCAAGTACCCGATGAAGCGCAAGAACTGGGCGCCCGGCGGCGGCAAGAAAGAATTGCGCGGCAAGGACGAATGGGTGCGGATTTCCTGGGACGAGGCACTGACTATCGTCGCGAATGAAATTATTCGCATTCAAGCCAAGTACGGCAACACGTCCATCTTTGTTCCAGGTGGTTCCGAGATCGGTCGCACGCTGACACTGTTCGGCGGATACGTTCCCAGTTATGGCACGACCTCGGGTGGCACCCTCCACTCGACCAAGACGACGGTGCTGGGTTACACCGCGTACACGAACGTGATGATGAATGATCGCATGGATCATCGCAAGACGACCTTGTTCGTGCACTGGGGACTCAACTCGATTTCGAGTAGCGGCGGCAATCCCACCTTCAACCATCTGCAAGATCGCAAGAACGGCGCCAAGATCATTGCGATTGATCCGTACTACACGGATGCCGCCCAGGTTCTCGCGGATGAGTGGATTCCAATTCGCCCGAACACCGATCACGCGATGGTGTTGGGCATGGCGCACGCGTTGCTCGCCGAAGACGATGCCAAAACGAATCCATTGATTGACTGGGATTTCTTGAATCGTTGCACGGTCGGGTTCGACAAAGACCACATGCCCGCCGGCGCGGATCCCAAAGAAAATTTCAAAGACTATGTGCTCGGCACGTACGACGGGGTGCCTAAAACGCCGGAATGGGCAGCGGCGATCTGTGGTGTGGATGCGAGCCGCATTCGTTCGCTTGCGCTCGAAATCGCCAAGACGAAAAACGTTGGCTTGGGTATGTCGAGCGCGACCTGCCGTCAGCAGAACGCGGATTCGTGGCCCCAAATGTTCTACACGTTCGGCGCGATGAGCGGGCACATTGGCAAGCCCGGCAGTTTTACGGCGGACGGTTACTATCACCAAGGTTTCAGCGGACTGCGTTGCATGGTGGATATCGTCCAGCCCGGCAGTAGTGGGTTGCCAAGCGTCGGCGCGAATCCCGTCGAAGAAAAAGCGGCGGATCCGTGGACAGCATTACCCCAAGTTCCCGGCACGCGCTTGTGCGAATCGTGGATGTGGAACGCGATTGCCAAGGGCAAGTATCAAGCCGTCAAGGGGCAGTGGCGCGACCTGAACGTTCAAATGATCTATCACGGCGGCGGCGCCAAACTCCAAACCGCGGACGGCATGAACGATGGCATCGAAGCGCATCGCAAGGTCGAGTTCGTCGTCAGCAACGCGCAAATCCTCACGACAAATGCGCGGTACTCCGATGTGGTTTTGCCGGTGACAACGGCGTGGGAACGCGATGGTGGGATGATTATTACCGGCAATCGCGAGTTTGGTCTGATCTGGGGTCAGCAAGTGACCAAGCCGTTGTTTGAAGCGCGCGACGACATGTGGATCGCGGCGGAACTTGGCAAACGCCTGGGTCTCGATGCGACCAAGATTGCGCCGCTTTCGAACGCGCAACAAGTTTACAATCAAATCGTCGGTTCCAAGGTTCTCAAGGAAGACGGCAAGACGACCGAGCCGCTAGTGACGATCACGGAAAGCGATGTCAAGTCGCTCGCAGAGGTGGGGATTATCGTCAAGCCGCAAGCCGGGCGCGTGTCGCTCCAAAAATTCCAAGAACTGGGATTCTATCAAGTGCCGCGCAAGCCAGGCGACAATTTCGAGTACGTCGCGCTCAAGGCATTCCGCGACGATCCGGAAAAGAATCGCTTGCCGACCAAATCCGGCAAACTCGAAATCCACAGCAAGACGCTCGCGGACATTATCGAGTCGCGCGGCTGGTCAACGATCAAACCGATCCCGACCTACAATCCGGCGCAGGAAGGGTACGAAGCGACCTTCAAAGATTTCAAAGCCAAGGTCAAGGGCGAGTTCCCACTGCAACTCTACACGATTCACTATTATCGCCGCTCGCACTCGGTCTTTGACAACATTCAGCAATTGCGGCGCGCCTTCCCGCACGAGTTCTTTATGAACCCGATTGATGCGGAAGCGCGCGGCATCAAACACGGCGATATCGTGTTGATCAAGAGTCGCCATGGCAAAGCGATTCGCCCCGTCAGTTTGAGCGAACGCATTTTGCCCGGCGTCGTCACGTTGCCGCACGGCGCGTGGGTCGAAATGGATGAAGCAAGCGGCGTGGATAAAGCCGGTGCGGATAACATCATCAACGGATCGGTTCCGACCGGTCAAGGTGTCTCTGGTTGGAACACGTGTAACGTTCAGGTCGAAAAGTACACGGGGTCCATCGAACTCAAACCCGACTATCAATGGTCGCCGCGAATCCCGGTCAAGGAGGCATAA